A window of the Hordeum vulgare subsp. vulgare chromosome 5H, MorexV3_pseudomolecules_assembly, whole genome shotgun sequence genome harbors these coding sequences:
- the LOC123396375 gene encoding uncharacterized protein LOC123396375: protein MPSQACLRWVGPCRAAGLARLTRDRMCICEFIGVNIRAYIHEPIRYSGDLVFQTKQPTTTVFLPRLHIKPPPPPRPDLHARPSHAPLPFPLRPQLASSFASSTQTLGPKPTATLPLPLCGNSANTSRASPHVSTATSPSALAMANHEPTSIRTEAREILNLHNDGQHEAALARAVVLAAVHPGSALALNLAGLIHRYAALVARNDRGASSDDDDDENESALEKYHLHAALNAFSAAARLAPGCVVTNVDHANALADCGRYDDARKEFIRVVNTIEKNDHVDPVLHNVVYDMSGDSSRKARRGDAVKRANNAMERFAQRINLRILPSEAAKLLDASNLGGPAADEARDRAKFLAEAYPYSPRAQLLHAYIDLAPVRALDTAMDKKNKKQLLRRTLTIVSQAAENFDCSLMVALFHAKLLFVLDEFDAAEGECHRALRIEKPDDPNWDDIPPMAALGADSDARVSYVKKQLRVLLKQIVVVAALYWSSMKNAPQGQRVVSVTVDTLIAHYDGIDKSAAKTISDARRFLKNQESWSFWICLNSRCDGKKFSDTSSLWQHMCSKHRDELWGELQSVIDPEYCENTSQDDGSLVGITLSRQPDTFLLPRVQDMFEYLLLSPSVGIQAEPFAEMRQRKCREGSEILESIREKLRMLPEDTLSTEFQECCSGVEKLWLKFLEVTVLDYREIILPLARSYQWIELKKRIPFYLNHPGTRRIGFADANIDIICGTSGQSVKEMVTTSSSQQRLNVSNKNNADEELSILSVIIRSLCNLRHFRDKLLMEPLVWIPSVENPCIAQQFYEIFSSWEKNDHHFTDVVLTYMKTLLCRVVDCSTLYEKINSLAELPVLLDEQFREDNKCEHCGCLQNIDLFLSNTPHFFTIVLNWLGGSESQDALSEVLAGITSPLDTEFFCRSAHSAALYAVTSMAKLVLF, encoded by the exons ATGCCGAGTCAAGCATGTTTACGGTGGGTCGGGCCATGCCGGGCGGCCGGCCTGGCCCGTTTGACCAG GGATAGAATGTGCATCTGCGAGTTTATAGGAGTAAATATACGAGCGTATATACATGAGC CCATACGATACTCTGGTGATCTGGTCTTCCAAACCAAGCAACCAACCACCACCGTCTTCCTCCCGAGGCTGCATATAaaacctcctcctccaccccgtccAGACCTCCACGCTCGTCCATCCCACGCTCCCCTCCCGTTTCCGCTCCGCCCGCAACTCGcttcctccttcgcctcctccaCCCAAACCCTAGGCCCCAAGCCCACCGCCACGCTCCCACTCCCGCTCTGCGGCAATTCCGCGAACACCTCGCGCGCATCTCCCCACGTTTCCACGGCAACCTCTCCGAGCGCCCTGGCGATGGCGAACCACGAGCCCACGTCCATCCGCACCGAGGCCCGGGAGATTCTAAACCTCCACAACGACGGCCAGCACGAGGCTGCGCTGGCCCGCGCCGTAGTGCTCGCCGCCGTGCACCCGGGCTCCGCGCTCGCTCTCAACCTCGCCGGCCTTATCCACCGCTACGCCGCCCTCGTCGCGCGGAACGACAGGGGCGCctccagcgacgacgacgacgacgagaacgaatcCGCGCTGGAGAAGTACCACCTCCACGCCGCCCTCAACGCCTTCTCCGCCGCTGCGCGGCTCGCGCCCGGCTGCGTCGTCACCAACGTCGACCACGCCAACGCGCTCGCCGACTGCGGTCGCTACGATGACGCGCGGAAGGAGTTTATCCGCGTGGTCAACACGATCGAGAAGAACGACCACGTCGACCCGGTGCTGCACAATGTGGTGTACGACATGAGCGGGGACTCCAGCAGGAAGGCGAGAAGGGGCGACGCGGTGAAGAGAGCCAACAACGCCATGGAGCGCTTCGCGCAAAGAATCAACCTCAGGATTCTGCCATCGGAGGCCGCCAAGTTGCTGGACGCCAGCAATCTCGGCGGGCCTGCCGCCGATGAAGCGCGAGACCGTGCAAAGTTTCTCGCCGAGGCCTACCCCTACTCGCCGCGCGCCCAGCTACTCCACGCGTACATCGACTTGGCACCAGTCCGTGCCCTCGATACGGCAAtggacaagaagaacaagaagcagCTTCTGCGCCGCACACTCACCATCGTGTCTCAAGCGGCAGAAAACTTCGACTGCTCGCTCATGGTTGCCTTGTTCCACGCcaagctcttgttcgtcctggatGAGTTTGATGCTGCCGAGGGAGAGTGCCACCGGGCGCTTCGCATTGAGAAGCCGGATGACCCAAATTGGGATGACATACCTCCCATGGCTGCTCTTGGGGCAGATTCTGATGCCAGAGTATCTTATGTCAAGAAGCAGCTCCGTGTATTGCTCAAGCAGATCGTAGTTGTTGCTGCGCTATACTGGTCCTCTATGAAGAATGCGCCGCAGGGCCAACGTGTCGTATCAGTGACGGTTGACACGCTGATTGCACACTATGATGGAATCGACAAGTCGGCAGCAAAGACCATATCTGATGCAAGGCGCTTTCTCAAGAATCAGGAGTCATGGAGTTTCTGGATTTGCCTCAATTCCCGTTGTGATGGCAAGAAGTTTTCGGACACTAGTTCTCTCTGGCAACACATGTGCAGCAAGCACCGGGATGAGCTCTGGGGGGAGCTGCAGTCAGTTATAGATCCAGAATATTGTGAAAACACATCACAGGATGATGGCTCGTTGGTTGGGATAACTCTCAGCCGCCAGCCCGACACCTTCCTTTTACCAAGGGTGCAGGATATGTTTGAATACTTGCTGCTTTCACCATCTGTTGGAATACAGGCAGAGCCCTTCGCTGAAATGCGACAAAGGAAATGCAGAGAAGGATCTGAGATCCTTGAGAGCATCagggagaagctgaggatgttgcCTGAAGATACACTTAGCACTGAG TTTCAGGAGTGCTGTTCTGGAGTAGAGAAATTGTGGCTCAAGTTTCTCGAAGTCACTGTTCTGGACTATCGTGAAATCATTCTTCCCCTTGCGAGATCATACCAATGG ATTGAATTGAAGAAACGGATTCCTTTTTATCTCAATCATCCTGGTACTAGGCGTATTGGATTTGCTGATGCCAACATTGATATTATATGCG GAACTTCTGGCCAATCTGTCAAGGAAATGGTAACCACCTCCAGTTCTCAACAAAGACTTAATGTTTCCAACAAGAACAATGCTGATGAAGAATTGTCTATCTTGAGTGTAATCATACGG TCATTGTGCAATCTGAGGCATTTCAGAGATAAACTTCTGATGGAGCCACTTGTATGGATCCCGTCAGTTGAAAATCCCTGCATAGCTCAGCAATtttatgaaatcttctcttcttggGAGAAAAACGACCACCACTTCACCGATGTTGTACTGACTTACATGAAGACTCTTCTCTGCAGAGTtgtagattgcagcactttgtatgAAAAG ATCAATTCCCTTGCAGAGCTACCGGTTCTATTGGATGAACAGTTTCGCGAGGACAACAAATGCGAGCATTGTGGATGTCTGCAGAATATTGATCTCTTCCTTTCAAATACACCACACTTCTTTACAATAG TTTTGAACTGGCTGGGTGGCAGTGAAAGCCAGGACGCACTATCTGAAGTTCTGGCTGGCATCACGTCTCCCCTTGACACTGAGTTCTTTTGCAGAAGTGCTCATTCTGCAGCTTTGTATGCTGTCACCTCTATG GCCAAGTTGGTATTGTTCTAA